Within Nitrospirota bacterium, the genomic segment TTCAAGATCGTGGACAAGGGCAAGTCCAACTGGAAGTCGAACCCGGCGGTGATCAACATCAAGGACTGGGTCGCCATGCAGCTTCCGCCCCAGGGCAAGCCCGGGCACAAGGACGACGAGAAGGGCCAGATCCAGTCCTATGACGCCACCGTGATGGACTGGGTGTGGGACGGCAACCGTGCGATGAGCGAGAAAGAAAGCACGATCGACAATCCCAAGTACAAGTCCACGCATCCCGGGAAGCGGCACCCGATCGCCTTCGAGCCGACGACCGGGAAGGTGGCGTGGCCCCACCTCACGCCGCACTTCGGCAAGCGCGTGATGTTCTCCCCGAACCACGTCGGCGCTCCCTGGCTGGAGATGATCCGTCGGGACGACGACGGCGAGGAGAGCGTGGATCAGGCCAAGCCGGGCGAGAACGGCGTGTGGAGCCTGTGCCCCGAGAACGCGGGGCGCAAGTACTACAACGTCCATTTCATCAAGCTGCCGATCAAGATCGCCAAGGCCCAGGGTAAGGAGCCTCCGGTCGTGGATCAGAACGGCCTGATCTTCGTCCTGCACGAGGAAGAGGCCGCGATCCGCAAGAACGACGACCTGAAGTATCCGCTGGTCGTCCGCGGGAACATCTATGACTGCCTGGACTGGACGTTGACGAGCGAGTGGGAGGACGACGACTACACGAACTTCCAGTCGTCGAAGATCAACACCCATTGGCACTTCCTCCAGTTCGACAACCAGGCGTCGGACGGCGTGATCACCGGCTTCTCCTACGAACAGTCGGTCCGGCCGTTCACGATGCTGGAGAAGAAAAACAAGAAGGGCCTCCCAGTGCCGATGAACACGGCGCTGACCGCTCCGGTGAAGAAGGGGGCGAAAGCCATCCCCGTGAAGAACGCGGCCCAATTCCACCCGAACATCCTGATCCTGGTGGGGGCCGACAACGTCAAGGGCAACGAGGTCGCCCGCATCAAGGCGATCAAGGGCAACACGATCGAGCTGGCGAAGCCGCTCAGAAACGACCACCCGGCGAACGACATCGTGACCGTGGAGTTCGTCCGGCAGCGGTTCTGGGTGGATGCGGACGTGGGAACCGTGTTCTGGCACGACCATGCCTTCGGGGCCACGACCTGGCCGCACGGCGGGTTCGGCACTTTCATCGCCGAGCCGGTCGGCTCCACCTATCACGATCCGAAGACCGGCAAGGAAGTCCGCAGCGGCCCCATCGCGGACATCCGCACCGTCGAGCCGGTGGGGCATGGCGTGAACGGCAGCTTCCGCGAGCTGATGGTGCAGGTCCACGACACGGTGCCGCACACGGTCAACATCGTCACGAGCGGAAACCCGCCGGGCCAGCCGGTCGAAGTGGCGCTCGAGGCGGGCAAGACCGTGTCGTTCATGATGCCCGAGAAGATCTACATGACGCCGATGCCGTTCCTGAACGGCGGCACCCACACCACGGGAAGCGGCCTGAACTTCCGGGCCGGTCCCATCGCGCAACGGCTCGCGACGAATCCCGAGGCGTCGCAGGTCTTCAACAGCGCGATCCACGGGGACCCCTATACCCCGTTGCTCAGGGCCTACGTCGGGGACACGATGGTCTTCCGGCTGTTGCACACGCTCATGAACGAGACGATGGTCTGGACGCTGTCCGGCCATACGTTCCTCACCGAACGCTATGCCGGCGATGCGAATCGGAAGAATTCGATCCACATCGGGATCGCCGAGCGGTACGACTTGGTGGTGCCGAAGGCCGGCGGGCCTCGGCTGCAGGCCGGCGATTACATCCACTTCAACGGCCGCTCCTCGAAATTCTCGGAGGGGGGATGGGGCATCGTGCGGGTCTACGACAAGGAGCAGCCGGACCTGCAGAAGCTGCCGGCCGGGTATTCGGGACGCAACGAGATTCCGTCGGCGCAGCCGGTCTGTCCGGCCGAGGCGCCGGTCAAGACCTTCAACGTGGTCGCCGTGGATCATCCGATGAAGTTCAACCCCAAGGCGCCGGATGCCATCGAGGTGGATTTCGAGCGGAAGATCCAGGTGACGAACCCGGACGCGAAGGTGTACATGCTGGAGGAAGAGGCCTCCAAGGTGGCTGAGGGCCTCCACCCGATGCCGCTGACCCTGCGCGTCAACGTCGGGGACTGCATCAAGGTCAACTTGAAGAACAAGATGAAGAACGGCCGGGCGTCGTTCTCGGCGATTTCCTTGGCCTTCGATCCCAAGGACTCGCTGGGCGCCAACGTGGGCAACAACGCCGGCGACCAGACGATCGGGCCGGGCGAGAGCCGGACGTACACGTACTACGCCGATCCGTTCATCGGCGAGATCACCTCGCTGGTGTGGGATTGGGGCAACGTGATGCTGAATCCGCGCAACGGCTTGTTCGGGGCCATCGTCGTCGGCCCGAAGGGCTCCAAGTACCGGGACCCGAAGACCGGTGAGGATCTGGGGAACAGGAACAGCTGGGTCGCCGATGTGATCATTGACCGGACGATCCCGGGGAACGAGCTGCGGTCGAACTACCGGGACGTGGCGCTCTTTTTCCAGGACGAGGACAACATCATCGGTACCAGCTTCATGCCGTACGTGCAGAACGTGGCGGGGCTGACCGGCGTCAACTACCGGTCTGAACCGTACAAGTATCGCGAGGAAGCCGGCTGCTCGCTGGGCCGTGTCTTCCAGCCCTGCAAGGTCGAGGCGCCGGAGGATCCCGTGACGCCGCTCATCGAGGCGCACGCCGGAGACCCGGTGCGCGTCCACGTGCTGGGGGCCAGCAACGAGCAGAACGGCATGTTCAGCATCGAAAAGCACGAGTGGCCGATCGAGCCGTACATGCGGGGCGCCGACCAGATCAGCGTGGTCGAGTTCTCCGGGTCCGAAGCGATCGACGCGTTTCTGCCGTCGGCCGGTGGTCCGTACCGGCTGCCGGGCGATTACGTCTGGAGCAACCAGCGGTTGCCCTATTCGCAGTCCGGGCAGTGGGGCTACCTGCGGGTGCTTCCGGCCGGGGACCAGCGGCTCTTGCCGCTGTCCGGGGCTGCGCCGGGTGTGAAGAAGGCGGAAGCGGATCGGCCGACCCAGGCACAGGTGGTTCCGGTGGCAGCCCGATAAGCACCGTCGGCGCGACGGAGCTGCATGGGTAACGACGGAGGGGGGGAGCCGAGGAGGCTCCCCCCTTTTTTTATCTGGCGGTTTTCGCTAGGATACGGTGGCCGGTTCAGCCGAAACCTCTCATTCGGCGTCATTCGGAGGCTTCCGATGAGGAACTCTTGGCTCGCGATTGCGGGGCTGGCGGTAGTGTGTGCCGCCTCGCCAGGCTGGTCCTATGAGGAAATCGCCGTCACGGATGGGGGAGCCATCACGGGAAGGGTGACGATCGCCGGTGGAAAGCCGACTCCCAAGGGCTTCAACCTGATCACCTTTCCCGATCCCGTCTATTGCGGGAGGATTTCCACCGGCACCGGGTGGCGACTGCTTGAGGATTTTAGGATCGCGCCGGACGGCGCGCTGCAGGATGTGGTCGTGTTGATCCAGGACATCGAACGCGGAAAGGCCTTCACGTTCAACCCGCCGACCATCGAGGCGAGGGATTGTCGATTCCTCCCGTTCTTGACCGTGGTCCGGGATCAGCACGACGTGGTCGTCGTGAACATGGATCCCGTCATGCACGACATCCAGGCCTACGAAACCTCGCACCTCGGCCCGCGGGTGCTCTTCAACACCCCTCTGCCGATGAATCCGCACCATCCCAAGTCCGGCGTGAGCGCGGAGTACCACAAGCATATCGCCGGGGAACCCATGAAAGAGCCGATTCGTATGACCAAGGGACGCCGGATCTTCGTCATGCAGTGCGGGTTCCACGCCTATATGGAGAGCTGGGGGTTGGCCGTGGACAATCCTTACTATGCGGTGACCGGCGCGGACGGCACGTTCACGATTCCGGACGTCCCACCGGGGGACTATACGCTGGCGGCCTGGCATCCGGGCGTGGGCAAGATGCTGGAGCAGAAAGTTACGGTGCCGGCAAAACAGACCGTCCAGGCCAGCTTTACGTTCCAGTCGCCGAGGGGTCGGCGCAGCGCCCACGAGATCGAGGAGAATCCGCGCTTCGGTCTCGATGCGCTGGGCAAGCCGGTCGACATCAAACCGACGTTGGAGCTGCAGAAGCCGTGAAACGTGAGGCGCGAAACGTGAAACGTGAAGAAGGCAAGAGGGGGAGCGGGCGTCGCCAGGGAGCCAGGCTTCTGGCTCTGGCGGCGGGCCTCGGAGCCGTGCTGATCGGAGGCGTCTCGGCAGCCTACGAAGTGGTCGAGGTCAAGGGAGGAGGAACCCTGACCGGTCGGGTCAGTCTGGAGGGGCCGGTTCCCGAACCGAAGGGGTACAACCTCGTCATCTATCCGGATCCACAGTATTGCGGCCGCGTCTCGAACGGGAACGGGTGGCGATTGCTGTACGACTTCGTCGTAGGCCGATCAGGCGAACTCAAGGACGTCGTCGTGATGCTGGAGGGAGTTTCGGCCGGGAAGGCCTTTGAGGTGTCGGTCCCCCACGTGGAGGCCAGGGATTGCCGGTTTCTGCCCTTCATGACGGTCGTCCGCGACGGCCACGCGATCGAAGTCGTCAACATGGACCCGGTCATGCACGACATCCAGGCCTACGAGACGTCGACGAATCTCGGAGCTCGCGTGCTGTTCAACCAGCCGTTGCCGATGAACTTCCTGCACAAGCGGGGGGACCTGCACGCCACCCACAACCACCAGCCGGGCAAGTCCATGCTGGGCCCCATCTACCTCAGCAAGGGCCGGCGGACGTTTGTCATGCAGTGCGGGTTCCATCCCTATATGGAGAGCTGGGCCCTCGCGATCGACAATCCGTATTTCGCCATTACCGACGCCTCCGGGCAGTTCACGGTCACCGATGTGCCGCCCGGGACCTATCGGCTGGTGGCTTGGCATCCCCAGGCCGGTCCGATGGCTTCCCAGACGGTGACGGTTGAGCCGAACGGCACCGTCGCCGTTTCGCTCTCGCTCAAGGCTCCGGTTGGCCGGCGCACGGCGCACCAAGTCGTTGAGAATCCCCGGTTCGGACCGGGAGTCCTCGGCTATCCGCTCGAAATCGTCCCGCTCGTCGAGCTGCAACGGTAGCGCAGGGATGTTGTCCGCCGTCCCAGCGTGGCTGCAGAGCCACTACGTTTCGACCCCCGCGGTGATCTCTCATTCCATTCGAGCCTGGCTGGCTCGCTTCATGTTCCCTGTCCGCAGCCCGGCGATGCGCCGGGGTCCGTGCCCTTCGTCCCCAAGGGAGTGGCGGCGGGCGTGGGGGGGCATCTGGTTGTTGTGCGCCGCGCTGCTGGATAACACCGCCGTGTGGGCCGGGAAAACCGACGGGCTCCGTGCCGCACAAGCCGCGTTCGAGCAACGGCAGTATGAGAGGGTGTTGTCGCTGACCGAAGCGGCCTCCCGGGAGGCGGCTCCGGAGGCGTTGGGCCTGCGTGTCAGGGCGTTTCTGAAACTGGACCGTGCCCCCGATGCCTTGGCCGAATACGATCGGCTGGTGGCCAAGCTGGGCAGAGATGACGCGCGGATGCTGCGCGAGGTTGCGGTGGGGTTCATCACGCCGGCCTTGAAGGATATGAGAGAGCAGGTGCGCGGGGCCGGCTATACGGCGCTCAAGGAAATCGACTCCGAGGAGCTGGTCCCGTATCTTGAGGATGGGTTGAGCGACGGATCCGGTCTGGTTCGGGCGTTGGCCGTCGAGGGCCTGGGGCGGCTGGAGGCGGGGCGGCGATCGGCCCGGTTCCGGAAAGCCATGGAGGACCAAGCGGCCATGGCCCGGATCGCCGTGCTCAAGGCGCTGGGGCGGGCTCGGGACCGTTCGGCGGTCGGGATTGCGGAGAAGGCCCTCCAGGACGAACAGGCGACCGTCCAGATTACCGCCTCGGGCGCTCTTGCCATGCTGGGGCGGCCTGGCGCGTGGGATCGGGTCTACAAAGCCGCATCGGCATCGAATCCGGAAGAGCGGGGGACCGCGCTCCGCGTCCTGGGAGATGTGGGAGACCGAAGGGCCCTGCCGATCCTGCAAGAGGCGTTGCGCGACACCCAGCCGTCCGCACGAGGGGCAGCGGCCACGGCACTCGGCGCCCTAGGAGCCCCGGAGGCCGGTCCGGCGCTCGCCAAGGCGCTCGGCGACCCGATCCCGGCCGTGCGTGCGGCGGCGGCCGTGGCCCTCGGAGAACTGCCATGGTCTGAGTCGGCGGCGGCCTTGAAATCAGCGCTCGCGGATCCAAATCCCGCCGTACGGGCCGCAGTCGTGTCCGCCCTCCTGGGCCTGGGGGAATCCTACGAGCTGGTTGCCGAGACGGTGCAGGAGCTGACTCGCCAGACGGACCCAGGCCTCAGGGCTGCGGCGGCCCGATCCCTCTCGCGGGCTCGCGGAAAGGCCGTTGGAGAATCAGTAAGTGTCTTGCGGCTCCTGATCGAGGATCCGCTGCCAAGGCCGCGGATCGCTGCGGCCCGGTCTTTAGGCCAGCTCGGGGCTCCGGAGAATCAGCGGAACGGGCGCGAGGAGATCGTCGCTGTCCTCAAAGGGGTCCTCCGCGACCAGGATCCAGCCGTGCGGGCGACGGCCGGCGGGGCATTGGGGCGCATCCTCGCTTCTCCGCCATCTCGCGAAACGCATTGAAAAAACGGACAAAATCTCCTCGTTTCCGGTTTTTTTGTTGACAGGGCGGAGCCATTGCTGTATACAGGGCCGTTCCGGACTGCAGGATGGCCTACCGATCGGTTGGACCAACTTGTATTTTGGTTCGGCCACGTGGCGGTCTCCCCCTCAGATGGAGTCAAGAGGACTGGGCTCGTCCATTTTGTCTTCAGAGGGCTGGCGTCTAGGTAGACACAGAGTTTGTTCAGGCGGGAGTTGATCGAACGGTATTCACCACAAGGAGGCTGTGACATGAGGAAGGGTGTATTCATCGCAATGTTTGCTCTGGTGGTAGCGGCGTTCCTGACGGCGCCTCTCACCTCCTTCGCCGGCGGGACGATCGTCGGCAAGGTGACCTATGCCGGCAAGTCGGAGGAGAAGGAGTTCCTCTTCTCCAAGTTCCCCAACCCGAAGTTCTGCCCGAAGATCCCGAAGAAGGAACTCTCCCAGGGGGACAAGCGCCTCCTCAAGACCATCGAGGTCGGCAAGGACGGCGGGCTGAAGGCGGCGGTCGTGTCGGTGAGGGATATCGAGGACAAGGGTTTCATGGACGGATACAAGGGCACCAACGTCGTGGCCGAGTTCTGCGAGTTTCAGCCGTACACGGGCGTGGTCGTCAAGCAGAAGAACTTCCACGTGGAGAACCACGATGCCGACCCCGACGATCCCAAGTCGGTGAAGGGCGTGCTGCACAACCCGCACTCGTTCGAGGTGATGGGCGCAACCTCCACGACGGTGTTCAACATCGGTCTGGCGGAGAAGGGCTCCAAGCTGGACAAACCGGCGGTGTTGCGCAAGGACAAACAGGGCTCCATGTTCCGGCTGCAGTGTGACCAGCACGAGTTCATGCAGTCCTTCTTCCTGCCGGTTTCGAATCCTCACTATGCGGTGGTGAAGGAGGACGGCAGCTTCGAGATCCAGAACGTGCCGGCCGGCAAGCACAAGATCCTGGCCTGGCATCCGTTCGCCGGCAAGATCGAGGCCGAAGTGGACGTGCCGGAGGGCGGCAAGGTCGAGGCCAAGCTTCAGGTGAAAAAGTAAAGTAGCCGGAGTTTTGCGGAACATCGTTTTCGTTATCTCCAGCGGGGGCAGTGGCCCTTAAGGGCCACTGCCCTTGTTGTTCCTTCTCGTGAGCCACGACCCTCAACCCTTTCCGTACGCTTGCCTTTCCGCGAGCGAACCGTTTAACATTGTTGAATTTCCGGATGCCGCGGGAGGTGCGCGCGCTTGCGACGGGAACTCTCTCTCGCAGAGATCTTCCAGATCGGCTACTACTGGGAAACGAAGATCCTGCTGACGGCGGTCAAGCTGGGCCTGTTTACCGTGCTGGGAGCGAAAGACTGGTTCCTGCCGGAAGTCGCGCGCCAACTGGGAGCGGACGAGCACGCGCTGGGGCTGCTGATGAATGCCCTGGTGGCGATGAGGGTCCTGACCAAGGAAGGGGAACGCTACGCGAATACCCAAGTGGCTCGGGCCCATCTGGACAGGACTTCCCCGGACTACGTGGGACACTTGCTGCTCCTGCACGACGCCGAATGGAACAACTGGGGGAAACTGGAGGAGGCGATCCGGACCGGACGGCCGCCAGTCGGCCGCCACCTGTTCGAAACCGACCCGGAGTTGGGCACGAGCGTCCTGTCCGTGTTGGATCGGATCGGGCAGCAGAGCGGCCCGGCCCTGGCCAAACGCTTGGAGTTGGGCGAAGCCGCCGCGATGCTGGACCTGGGGGGAGGGGCCGGCACCAACGCGGTCGCCTGCTGCCGACTCTATCCCGGGCTGCATGCGACGGTCTTCGACCTCCCCCAGACCCTCAAGCTCACCGAGCGGGTCGTCAAGGAAGCCGGTCTGGAGTCGCGGATCAGCCTGCTCGCCGGGGATTTCAACCGCGATCCTCTGGGCGGACCGTACGACCTCGTGTTGATGTCCGACATCCTGCATTACCAGGGGCTGGAGGCCAATGCGGCTCTGGTCAAGAAAACGTTCTCACACTTGAAGGCGGGGGGACGGCTCGTCATCAAGGACCGGTTCCTCGACGAGACCCGAACCGGGCCGGCCTGGGTCACGGCCTTCGCCGTGCACATCTTTGTCAACACGGAGCGTGGCCGGTGCTACACCGTGGCGGAAGCAAGAGGCTGGATGGAAAGAGCCGGCTTCCGTCCAGTGACCGAGCTCGAGCGCGCTGCGGTGGTCCAGGGCGTCAAGCCTCGTGAAACGTAAAACGTGAGGTGTGAGGCGGGAACCGCGGGGATGTGCGACGAGAAAAGAGATACGCTGTACGAGCGACGCTTCACGGGCGACAAGCGGCGGGAAGAATCATGCTTGAGTGGCTGAAACAGCCGGGCTTCCTGGGAACGCACGCCACGATCGGCGCCGATCTCAGCCAACTGATGGCCACCGTCTTCACCGGCCTGTTCGTCCTCGGGTGGTTACAGGCGAGGCGCGGGATGTCCGGCGCGCATCACTGGCTCATGCTCGGCGGCATGGTCGCGATGCTGGCCTTCTTCACGAGCTATTACCTGTTCCGGCAGCTCGGCGTCCTGGCGGTGGAAGGGAAGGAGGGATTCGGCGGATCTCAGCAGCTCTACGATCACGTCTTCATCCCGCTGCTCACCCTGCACATCATCCTCG encodes:
- a CDS encoding carboxypeptidase regulatory-like domain-containing protein, yielding MKREEGKRGSGRRQGARLLALAAGLGAVLIGGVSAAYEVVEVKGGGTLTGRVSLEGPVPEPKGYNLVIYPDPQYCGRVSNGNGWRLLYDFVVGRSGELKDVVVMLEGVSAGKAFEVSVPHVEARDCRFLPFMTVVRDGHAIEVVNMDPVMHDIQAYETSTNLGARVLFNQPLPMNFLHKRGDLHATHNHQPGKSMLGPIYLSKGRRTFVMQCGFHPYMESWALAIDNPYFAITDASGQFTVTDVPPGTYRLVAWHPQAGPMASQTVTVEPNGTVAVSLSLKAPVGRRTAHQVVENPRFGPGVLGYPLEIVPLVELQR
- a CDS encoding HEAT repeat domain-containing protein, encoding MWAGKTDGLRAAQAAFEQRQYERVLSLTEAASREAAPEALGLRVRAFLKLDRAPDALAEYDRLVAKLGRDDARMLREVAVGFITPALKDMREQVRGAGYTALKEIDSEELVPYLEDGLSDGSGLVRALAVEGLGRLEAGRRSARFRKAMEDQAAMARIAVLKALGRARDRSAVGIAEKALQDEQATVQITASGALAMLGRPGAWDRVYKAASASNPEERGTALRVLGDVGDRRALPILQEALRDTQPSARGAAATALGALGAPEAGPALAKALGDPIPAVRAAAAVALGELPWSESAAALKSALADPNPAVRAAVVSALLGLGESYELVAETVQELTRQTDPGLRAAAARSLSRARGKAVGESVSVLRLLIEDPLPRPRIAAARSLGQLGAPENQRNGREEIVAVLKGVLRDQDPAVRATAGGALGRILASPPSRETH
- a CDS encoding methyltransferase, with amino-acid sequence MRRELSLAEIFQIGYYWETKILLTAVKLGLFTVLGAKDWFLPEVARQLGADEHALGLLMNALVAMRVLTKEGERYANTQVARAHLDRTSPDYVGHLLLLHDAEWNNWGKLEEAIRTGRPPVGRHLFETDPELGTSVLSVLDRIGQQSGPALAKRLELGEAAAMLDLGGGAGTNAVACCRLYPGLHATVFDLPQTLKLTERVVKEAGLESRISLLAGDFNRDPLGGPYDLVLMSDILHYQGLEANAALVKKTFSHLKAGGRLVIKDRFLDETRTGPAWVTAFAVHIFVNTERGRCYTVAEARGWMERAGFRPVTELERAAVVQGVKPRET
- a CDS encoding multicopper oxidase domain-containing protein; this encodes MRYLASFLFQRFIPVVALLVGGTLSGASLAWAESPSSHTGHAAVHQTSMANQAPAWAEKLKGQTVVEDTLSGRPDRAAQVEQQHQRIMEQMSHDPQVHQVNTGMYNGMSMLHQYGAGGQDLLLMSDPRVEPVAAQGGRCPAGAPVRQYDVSAINVEITLNQWLDYYPGYMYVLTENLDKVREEEAKNKAAREKEGFDPGAVLPGVQAQWIQPLVIRGNQGDCVKITLRNKLEEGGGPVSLHVHGSSMVVSATGKPATTTNPDSIVEEKKSVEMEWYIHPTTQEGGRQFHSYSQDRELTVMGLFGTFVVEPKGSEYLEPLGTGEPTPQRSGWQAIIKNGTGPDFREFVLIYHEVGDEAFRPVNKKGDFLPQRDPLTDAYRPGGRAINYRSEPFGINNMHVQHEYFGFEDESMGYSSYTFGDAAPTIPRSYLGDPAKFRLVHGGSEVFHSHHPHGGTIRWPRSPRAIDDMNLWATATNGPVKYPVIRHKTDRVDVEVIGPSEALDLETECGSGLCQQLAGDFLFHCHVAHHYVAGMWGYWRVYNTLQVGEYRNDVMPDLRELPDRKGRIKLPVTSDKLVGTTVDWFGKSFKIVDKGKSNWKSNPAVINIKDWVAMQLPPQGKPGHKDDEKGQIQSYDATVMDWVWDGNRAMSEKESTIDNPKYKSTHPGKRHPIAFEPTTGKVAWPHLTPHFGKRVMFSPNHVGAPWLEMIRRDDDGEESVDQAKPGENGVWSLCPENAGRKYYNVHFIKLPIKIAKAQGKEPPVVDQNGLIFVLHEEEAAIRKNDDLKYPLVVRGNIYDCLDWTLTSEWEDDDYTNFQSSKINTHWHFLQFDNQASDGVITGFSYEQSVRPFTMLEKKNKKGLPVPMNTALTAPVKKGAKAIPVKNAAQFHPNILILVGADNVKGNEVARIKAIKGNTIELAKPLRNDHPANDIVTVEFVRQRFWVDADVGTVFWHDHAFGATTWPHGGFGTFIAEPVGSTYHDPKTGKEVRSGPIADIRTVEPVGHGVNGSFRELMVQVHDTVPHTVNIVTSGNPPGQPVEVALEAGKTVSFMMPEKIYMTPMPFLNGGTHTTGSGLNFRAGPIAQRLATNPEASQVFNSAIHGDPYTPLLRAYVGDTMVFRLLHTLMNETMVWTLSGHTFLTERYAGDANRKNSIHIGIAERYDLVVPKAGGPRLQAGDYIHFNGRSSKFSEGGWGIVRVYDKEQPDLQKLPAGYSGRNEIPSAQPVCPAEAPVKTFNVVAVDHPMKFNPKAPDAIEVDFERKIQVTNPDAKVYMLEEEASKVAEGLHPMPLTLRVNVGDCIKVNLKNKMKNGRASFSAISLAFDPKDSLGANVGNNAGDQTIGPGESRTYTYYADPFIGEITSLVWDWGNVMLNPRNGLFGAIVVGPKGSKYRDPKTGEDLGNRNSWVADVIIDRTIPGNELRSNYRDVALFFQDEDNIIGTSFMPYVQNVAGLTGVNYRSEPYKYREEAGCSLGRVFQPCKVEAPEDPVTPLIEAHAGDPVRVHVLGASNEQNGMFSIEKHEWPIEPYMRGADQISVVEFSGSEAIDAFLPSAGGPYRLPGDYVWSNQRLPYSQSGQWGYLRVLPAGDQRLLPLSGAAPGVKKAEADRPTQAQVVPVAAR
- a CDS encoding carboxypeptidase-like regulatory domain-containing protein, giving the protein MRNSWLAIAGLAVVCAASPGWSYEEIAVTDGGAITGRVTIAGGKPTPKGFNLITFPDPVYCGRISTGTGWRLLEDFRIAPDGALQDVVVLIQDIERGKAFTFNPPTIEARDCRFLPFLTVVRDQHDVVVVNMDPVMHDIQAYETSHLGPRVLFNTPLPMNPHHPKSGVSAEYHKHIAGEPMKEPIRMTKGRRIFVMQCGFHAYMESWGLAVDNPYYAVTGADGTFTIPDVPPGDYTLAAWHPGVGKMLEQKVTVPAKQTVQASFTFQSPRGRRSAHEIEENPRFGLDALGKPVDIKPTLELQKP